A section of the Hevea brasiliensis isolate MT/VB/25A 57/8 chromosome 17, ASM3005281v1, whole genome shotgun sequence genome encodes:
- the LOC110653918 gene encoding nuclear transport factor 2 isoform X2, with amino-acid sequence MAMQETTPAPSAEVVGNAFVEQYYHILHQSPGLVHKFYQDSSLLSRPDADGTMTTVTTMQAINDKILSLNYEDYTAEIKNADAQESYEKGVIVLVTGCLTGKDNVKKKFSQTFFLAPQDKGYFVLNDVFRFVGENESLPNDSFLINGVNENAVPITSTTQSGWGDISEADPTQDTDYLAVDPATSLEEEDLNNGAEVFDPSDKEEGSVIKEEVVEHQTGSTDGEILISVDASPAALEYAPKKSYASIVKVTKGTVLSSVYVATNSQVAPANSEKQSLNSAKPAYGPEVVAPTSVGAPESSDVHEEAEGYSIYIRNLPFNATAVQLDEVFKKFGPIKRGGIQVRSNKQGFCFGFVEFETWNSMQSALEASPINIGDCQATVEEKKTNTRVGSSGRGRYSSGRGGFRSDSFKNRGNFGSSRGYGRNEFRNQGEFSLRPKGSAGRSGDDYQRTNPNGSRRGGRQGGVRARSEVQT; translated from the exons ATGGCAATGCAGGAAACAACTCCTGCTCCAAGTGCCGAAGTTGTTGGCAATGCCTTTGTGGAGCAGTATTACCACATTTTACACCAATCCCCTGGACTAGTTCATAAATTTTATCAGGATTCAAGTTTGCTAAGCCGGCCAGATGCTGATGGCACTATGACAACAGTGACAACCATGCAA GCAATCAATGACAAGATTCTTTCCTTGAATTATGAAGACTACACAGCTGAGATAAAAAATGCAGATGCACAGGAGTCTTATGAGAAAGGGGTGATTGTTCTTGTTACTGGTTGCTTAACTGGAAAGGACAATGTGaagaagaaattctctcaaacatttttccttgctcctcAAGACAAAGGCTACTTTGTGTTGAATGATGTATTTAGGTTTGTTGGGGAGAATGAATCATTGCCGAATGATTCTTTCTTGATTAACGGTGTCAATGAAAATGCTGTGCCTATAACCTCGACAACACAATCAGGTTGGGGTGATATTTCAGAAGCAG ATCCCACACAGGATACTGATTATCTTGCAGTGGACCCTGCTACCTCCTTGGAGGAGGAAGATCTTAATAATGGCGCCGAAGTTTTTGATCCTTCTGATAAGGAGGAAGGCTCAGTGATCAAAGAAGAGGTTGTTGAACACCAAACTGGTTCAACTGATGGTGAAATTCTCATAAGTGTTGATGCATCTCCTGCAGCTCTGGAATATGCTCCAAAGAAATCATATGCTTCAATT GTGAAAGTAACGAAAGGTACAGTGCTTAGTTCAGTGTATGTTGCCACTAATTCACAGGTGGCACCTGCAAACTCTGAAAAACAATCCCTTAACTCTGCAAAACCTGCTTATGGCCCAGAGGTTGTTGCTCCTACTAGTGTTGGTGCTCCTGAAAGTAGTGATGTTCATGAAGAAG CTGAAGGTTATTCCATATACATACGGAATTTACCTTTTAATGCAACAGCTGTACAACTTGATGAGGTGTTTAAAAAATTTGGGCCAATAAAGCGAGGTGGCATCCAAGTTAGAAGTAATAAG CAAGGATTCTGTTTCGGCTTTGTTGAATTTGAAACGTGGAATTCCATGCAAAGTGCACTTGAG GCTTCACCTATCAATATTGGGGATTGTCAGGCTACTGTTGAGGAAAAGAAAACCAACACCCGAG TTGGTAGCAGCGGGAGGGGGAGGTATTCCTCAGGAAGAGGTGGTTTTAGGAGTGACAGTTTCAAGAACCGTGGGAACTTTGGCAGTAGCCGTGGTTATGGCAGAAATGAATTCAGAAACCAGGGTGAATTTTCACTGCGACCTAAGGGTTCAGCTGGGCGCAGTGGTGATGATTACCAGCGGACTAATCCAAATGGAAGCAGAAGGGGAGGGCGCCAGGGTGGGGTGAGAG CAAGATCAGAAGTCCAGACATGA
- the LOC110653918 gene encoding nuclear transport factor 2 isoform X1: MAMQETTPAPSAEVVGNAFVEQYYHILHQSPGLVHKFYQDSSLLSRPDADGTMTTVTTMQAINDKILSLNYEDYTAEIKNADAQESYEKGVIVLVTGCLTGKDNVKKKFSQTFFLAPQDKGYFVLNDVFRFVGENESLPNDSFLINGVNENAVPITSTTQSGWGDISEADPTQDTDYLAVDPATSLEEEDLNNGAEVFDPSDKEEGSVIKEEVVEHQTGSTDGEILISVDASPAALEYAPKKSYASIVKVTKGTVLSSVYVATNSQVAPANSEKQSLNSAKPAYGPEVVAPTSVGAPESSDVHEEAEGYSIYIRNLPFNATAVQLDEVFKKFGPIKRGGIQVRSNKQGFCFGFVEFETWNSMQSALEASPINIGDCQATVEEKKTNTRVGSSGRGRYSSGRGGFRSDSFKNRGNFGSSRGYGRNEFRNQGEFSLRPKGSAGRSGDDYQRTNPNGSRRGGRQGGVRGTTISCKLTSTFRLEPIFLSCIC; encoded by the exons ATGGCAATGCAGGAAACAACTCCTGCTCCAAGTGCCGAAGTTGTTGGCAATGCCTTTGTGGAGCAGTATTACCACATTTTACACCAATCCCCTGGACTAGTTCATAAATTTTATCAGGATTCAAGTTTGCTAAGCCGGCCAGATGCTGATGGCACTATGACAACAGTGACAACCATGCAA GCAATCAATGACAAGATTCTTTCCTTGAATTATGAAGACTACACAGCTGAGATAAAAAATGCAGATGCACAGGAGTCTTATGAGAAAGGGGTGATTGTTCTTGTTACTGGTTGCTTAACTGGAAAGGACAATGTGaagaagaaattctctcaaacatttttccttgctcctcAAGACAAAGGCTACTTTGTGTTGAATGATGTATTTAGGTTTGTTGGGGAGAATGAATCATTGCCGAATGATTCTTTCTTGATTAACGGTGTCAATGAAAATGCTGTGCCTATAACCTCGACAACACAATCAGGTTGGGGTGATATTTCAGAAGCAG ATCCCACACAGGATACTGATTATCTTGCAGTGGACCCTGCTACCTCCTTGGAGGAGGAAGATCTTAATAATGGCGCCGAAGTTTTTGATCCTTCTGATAAGGAGGAAGGCTCAGTGATCAAAGAAGAGGTTGTTGAACACCAAACTGGTTCAACTGATGGTGAAATTCTCATAAGTGTTGATGCATCTCCTGCAGCTCTGGAATATGCTCCAAAGAAATCATATGCTTCAATT GTGAAAGTAACGAAAGGTACAGTGCTTAGTTCAGTGTATGTTGCCACTAATTCACAGGTGGCACCTGCAAACTCTGAAAAACAATCCCTTAACTCTGCAAAACCTGCTTATGGCCCAGAGGTTGTTGCTCCTACTAGTGTTGGTGCTCCTGAAAGTAGTGATGTTCATGAAGAAG CTGAAGGTTATTCCATATACATACGGAATTTACCTTTTAATGCAACAGCTGTACAACTTGATGAGGTGTTTAAAAAATTTGGGCCAATAAAGCGAGGTGGCATCCAAGTTAGAAGTAATAAG CAAGGATTCTGTTTCGGCTTTGTTGAATTTGAAACGTGGAATTCCATGCAAAGTGCACTTGAG GCTTCACCTATCAATATTGGGGATTGTCAGGCTACTGTTGAGGAAAAGAAAACCAACACCCGAG TTGGTAGCAGCGGGAGGGGGAGGTATTCCTCAGGAAGAGGTGGTTTTAGGAGTGACAGTTTCAAGAACCGTGGGAACTTTGGCAGTAGCCGTGGTTATGGCAGAAATGAATTCAGAAACCAGGGTGAATTTTCACTGCGACCTAAGGGTTCAGCTGGGCGCAGTGGTGATGATTACCAGCGGACTAATCCAAATGGAAGCAGAAGGGGAGGGCGCCAGGGTGGGGTGAGAG GCACGACAATTTCTTGTAAGTTGACCAGCACCTTCAGGTTagaacccatctttctttcttgcATTTGCTGA
- the LOC110653920 gene encoding pyruvate decarboxylase 2 produces the protein MENTTTNGHLNNALLINKGHLNNGLHSIPKPKPSLAPTLGHHLARRLVQVGVSDVFSVPGDSNLTLLDYFIGEPGLNLVGCCSELNAGYAADGYARAKGVSACAVTFTVGGLSILNAIAGAYSQDLAVICIVGGPNSNDYGAKTILHHTIGLSDFSQELQCFRAVTCHQAVINDLDNAQEQIDRAITACLEEKKPVYISISCNLASIPHPTFVQDPIPLVFSSKMSNHMALEVAVEAAAEILNKAVKPVLVAGPKLRVAKARNAFIELADSCGYAIAVMPAAKGLVPENFPCFIGTYWGAASTLYSAEIVETADASLFAGPIFDDLSSVGHSLVFNKRAAIIAEPERVIIPNMPVFWRVPLKNFLEKLAKRLDHNTSAYENYQRICVPEALPLQSEPSEDLKTNIMFGHMQKMLLGDMVLLADAGDAWFQCQKLKLPEGCGYETQLLYASIGWSIGATLGFAQAEPDKRVIAVIGDGSFQMAPQEVSTMLRWGHNSIIFLINNGGYTIEVEIHDGPYNVIKNWSYAGLVNTIQNGEGNCWTTKVRCEKELIAAIETAMGDKKNCLCFIEVIVHRDDTSKELLQFVCRLAAGNSRPPNSR, from the exons ATGGAGAATACCACCACAAATGGGCATCTCAACAATGCATTGCTTATCAACAAAGGGCATCTCAACAATGGCCTGCACAGCATACCAAAACCAAAACCCTCATTAGCACCCACACTAGGCCACCACCTAGCACGCCGACTGGTTCAAGTTGGCGTCTCAGACGTATTCTCAGTTCCCGGAGACTCCAATCTGACCCTTCTGGATTACTTCATCGGAGAACCAGGGCTGAACCTGGTGGGGTGCTGCAGTGAGCTGAATGCAGGGTATGCAGCTGATGGGTACGCGAGGGCAAAGGGTGTGAGTGCATGTGCTGTTACCTTCACAGTTGGTGGTCTCAGCATTCTGAATGCTATAGCTGGTGCTTACAGTCAAGATTTAGCAGTAATTTGTATCGTTGGAGGTCCTAATTCTAATGATTATGGTGCTAAAACAATTCTTCACCACACCATCGGATTGTCGGATTTCTCCCAGGAGCTTCAGTGCTTTCGGGCAGTCACTTGCCATCAA GCCGTAATCAATGATTTGGACAACGCCCAAGAACAGATTGATAGAGCAATTACAGCATGTTTAGAAGAAAAAAAGCCTGTTTATATCAGCATTAGCTGTAATTTGGCGTCCATCCCTCATCCCACTTTCGTTCAGGATCCTATTCCACTCGTCTTCTCTTCCAA GATGAGTAACCACATGGCCCTGGAAGTAGCAGTGGAGGCAGCTGCAGAAATCCTGAATAAGGCAGTCAAGCCTGTTCTGGTTGCTGGACCAAAACTCCGAGTTGCTAAAGCCCGCAATGCCTTCATAGAGTTAGCAGATTCTTGTGGCTATGCAATTGCAGTCATGCCAGCTGCAAAAGGCCTTGTGCCAGAGAACTTTCCTTGCTTCATTGGGACTTATTGGGGCGCCGCAAGCACCCTTTACAGTGCTGAGATTGTGGAAACTGCTGATGCTTCACTCTTTGCAGGACCAATTTTTGATGATTTGAGCAGTGTTGGCCATTCATTGGTTTTCAATAAGAGGGCGGCTATTATTGCAGAACCTGAACGAGTAATAATTCCAAACATGCCTGTATTTTGGCGCGTACCATTGAAGAACTTCCTTGAAAAACTAGCAAAAAGACTCGATCACAACACTAGTGCATATGAGAACTACCAGCGGATTTGTGTTCCAGAGGCACTTCCTCTGCAATCTGAGCCCAGTGAGGACCTGAAGACTAATATTATGTTCGggcacatgcagaagatgttgttGGGTGACATGGTTCTGTTGGCTGATGCAGGCGATGCATGGTTCCAATGCCAGAAACTGAAACTGCCAGAGGGTTGTGG GTATGAGACACAGCTGCTGTATGCATCAATTGGTTGGTCAATAGGTGCAACTCTTGGGTTTGCACAGGCTGAACCAGACAAGAGAGTTATAGCTGTTATAGGAGATGGAAGCTTCCAG ATGGCCCCACAAGAAGTGTCCACAATGCTTAGATGGGGACACAACAGCATCATATTCTTGATAAACAATGGTGGATACACAATAGAAGTTGAGATTCACGACGGTCCCTACAACGTGATCAAGAACTGGAGCTACGCTGGGTTAGTTAATACAATACAGAATGGGGAAGGCAACTGTTGGACTACCAAg GTTCGTTGCGAGAAGGAACTAATTGCAGCAATTGAAACAGCTATGGGTGATAAGAAGAACTGCTTGTGCTTTATAGAGGTGATAGTTCACAGGGATGATACTAGCAAAGAGCTGCTTCAGTTTGTTTGCAGGCTTGCTGCTGGCAATAGTCGACCTCCCAACTCTCGTTAG
- the LOC131175597 gene encoding pyruvate decarboxylase 2-like isoform X2 produces the protein MAPQEVSTMLRWGHNSIIFLINNGGYTIEVEIHDGPYNVIKNWSYAGLVNTIQNGEGNCWTTKVRCEKELVAAIETAMGDKKNCLCFIEVIVHRDDTSKELLQFVCRLAAGNSRPPNSR, from the exons ATGGCCCCACAAGAAGTGTCCACAATGCTTAGATGGGGACACAACAGCATCATATTCTTGATAAACAATGGTGGATACACAATAGAAGTTGAGATTCACGACGGTCCCTACAACGTGATCAAGAACTGGAGCTACGCTGGGTTAGTTAATACAATACAGAATGGGGAAGGCAACTGTTGGACTACCAAg GTTCGTTGCGAGAAGGAACTAGTTGCAGCAATTGAAACAGCTATGGGTGATAAGAAGAACTGCTTGTGCTTTATAGAGGTGATAGTTCACAGGGATGATACTAGCAAAGAGCTGCTTCAGTTTGTTTGCAGGCTTGCTGCTGGCAATAGTCGACCTCCCAACTCTCGTTAG
- the LOC131175597 gene encoding pyruvate decarboxylase 2-like isoform X1: MHGLQMAPQEVSTMLRWGHNSIIFLINNGGYTIEVEIHDGPYNVIKNWSYAGLVNTIQNGEGNCWTTKVRCEKELVAAIETAMGDKKNCLCFIEVIVHRDDTSKELLQFVCRLAAGNSRPPNSR; encoded by the exons ATGCACGGCTTGCAGATGGCCCCACAAGAAGTGTCCACAATGCTTAGATGGGGACACAACAGCATCATATTCTTGATAAACAATGGTGGATACACAATAGAAGTTGAGATTCACGACGGTCCCTACAACGTGATCAAGAACTGGAGCTACGCTGGGTTAGTTAATACAATACAGAATGGGGAAGGCAACTGTTGGACTACCAAg GTTCGTTGCGAGAAGGAACTAGTTGCAGCAATTGAAACAGCTATGGGTGATAAGAAGAACTGCTTGTGCTTTATAGAGGTGATAGTTCACAGGGATGATACTAGCAAAGAGCTGCTTCAGTTTGTTTGCAGGCTTGCTGCTGGCAATAGTCGACCTCCCAACTCTCGTTAG